The DNA sequence CCGGTGCTGTGCATCCACCGCTCGGCGAAGGGGCCCTTGGGGTTGTCCCGGTAGAAGACGTACTCGGCCCACTGCTCGTCCGTGAGGTCGGCGGGGGTCTCGGGGTAGGGGACATGGGCCTGTCCGCCGTAGTGGTACTCGGTCTCGTCGCGGGGGCCGCACCATGGGCAGCTGATCAGCAGCACGGTGTCCTTCTCTCAACAGGCTTTCAGTGGGCCACGGCTGCCGCGCCGTGCTCGTCGATCAACGCACCCGTCGCGAAGCGTTCGAGGGCGAACGGGGCGTTCAGCGGATGCGGTTCGCCCGTGGCGATGGTGTGCGCGAAGGTCCAGCCGGCGGCCGGGGTGGCCTTGAAGCCGCCCGTTCCCCAGCCGCAGTTGACGTAGAGGTTCTCGACGGGGGTGGTC is a window from the Streptomyces sp. NBC_00299 genome containing:
- a CDS encoding sarcosine oxidase subunit delta, which translates into the protein MLLISCPWCGPRDETEYHYGGQAHVPYPETPADLTDEQWAEYVFYRDNPKGPFAERWMHSTGCRRWFNVLRDTVTYEVLRSYRLDEPRPELPQAGGNNR